The Lathyrus oleraceus cultivar Zhongwan6 chromosome 5, CAAS_Psat_ZW6_1.0, whole genome shotgun sequence genome includes the window CTATTATGAATTTATTAATGCATTGGCCAACTATTTATGTTGTGCGGTTGAACAAGATTTACAAATCATTTAGTTCAATTCCATTCAACacaatgtcttccacacaacaaTATATGATCAGTGCACATGTtgacggtgaaatatttgatcatcgGTTGTTCGGTTTTTATTTTCGAGACACACAGGTGACTCGTTTTACAATAAATCGgcgatcaaatttttcacacctaaaacaaagaatagaaaagaagTTGCAGTCCAATAATGTCGGtcagatcatctataaaaattcagtttgttttgcagaaaaccagggaaaattttatcagaagaagattcgagatgatgatgatgatgttcaacatatgtttggcagtcacgaacaatccggttacaacgatatcgagttgtatatattaccacatcaacaacaggaGTCCCAGTACATTaatcagtcacaagtgttttgtgagactgatgacgaacaagttgaggtgaatgttccagacgatgaagaagaggaacctgagatcatcgttgattcgatggtgaacgctgaagaggaagaggagccaataccagcaggtcatgtatattgcccaccccaacacatgacaaggttaaatttgggttcgGATGAACCTTCGGgagatgtatggtacaatccttacgtgcaaatgcaaggatctctgaaacaaggagacacatttcgcacaaaagaggaatgtgtaaaagccatcaaaaaattccacatggaactatcagcagatttcagagttgacagaactgatgcattgaggtataaagtttattgtccgaatgagcactgcctttcTAAGTTGTCAGCTTCGTACAGGAAGAGGAAggagtcttgggagattggatcaatgggttcagatcacacatgcatcctgaccaacccaatgcaggatcatcgtaaattaagctcccaactaatatgcgatgaaatattgtctgtcattgcCGATAATCCGTCtttaaaggtgagtacaataatctcgcatattagggcagagtacaactacacaccatcatataggaaggcatggatagctagaacaaaagctgttgaaaaagtgtttggcaattgggaggaatcttacaaacaacttccaaaatacatgttcgctctaaaacactatgctcccgatacaattttcaagatggaaacattgcccgcaTATACACCAAATGGTACatgtgctgttggaaatagaatatttaaccgtctattttgggcgtatcaaccgtgtatcacaggtttttctttctgtaaaccaattatacaaattgatggtacatggttgtatggaaaatacaaaggaacgttactgatggcagtggcacaagatgggaacatcaatatttttccaatcgcctttgccttagttgaaggggagacagctgagggatgaagttttttcctaagaaatctccgattgcacgtagcacctcaacctaacttgtgtttgatctctgatagacacccctcaatcatcagtgcatataataacattgacaatggctggcaaaatcctcattcgacgcatgtgttttgtattagacatattgctcagaatttcatgcgagaaatcaaagataagacgttgcgtaagaaggttttcaatgcaggttacgcattgacagaaccttctttcaaacactaccgcgaggaaataagattgtcgaacgaagatgcggttcggtggatcgatagtattccgttggagaagtggactGGGGCATACGACGGCGAacaacgttggggccacatgacaacaaatcttgtggaatcaatgaactctgtcttcaaaggaattcgtaacctaccaataaccgctttggtgcaagctacatatttcaggcttggggcgttgtttgaaaccagacgctcaaaatggagttccGTGTTGCAATCTGaacagttgttcagtgatgcttcaatgaaattcatcagacatgaagctgccaaagcaaacacacacgtggttacggtatttgaccgaacaaaaggttggtttagtgttgccgagtccatggatcacaatgagggcatgccaatgggacagtacagagttgaattagatagaggttggtgcgactgcggaaggttccaagccttccgtaccccctgctcccatgtcatagcggcgtgctcaaaggttcgaagagatccatcctacttgctatctgaactttacaaagtcgtcagcctttcaaatatttataaaattagtttttcagtagtggcaaaagaggattattggccagaatatcaaggggacatcatctggcacaacgaagttatgcgaaggaagaaaaatggtcgccctaacagcacccgaattcgaaccgaaatggatacggcgaacaaaatggttagactatgtagttcatgccgttAACCAGGTCAtaatcgtaataactgtcctagtgttagaacgagcacaaccagataaattcagatgtacctctattgctatatatggaaacttaaatttatttcaaagtacctctgttgcaatatatggaaAATTAATTTTACTTCATAATAGACGGCtgtgacgaaaagacagttgttcataaaaaataacacaaacaattaaaacaactagaatacaaaaactatgcgattacaaccatcaaaacaattttgaacatgtactgcatcatcctacgagcgtcttggtcggtcttaatatccacccattcacgaacttctccattttggttgaacgtggacacaagccattgtattcttctaatccgttcaccctctccaatttctccctctaaccaactatacaacgtccgattaaaacgttcaaacgtatctgtgttccaaagtcgaacctgTATTGGAGCCGCAACGacagaaaatattacatcagcatttcgtttTTGAATATATGTAGACATTGTTAaaacaaagaaaattaaaattgatGGTTGGACTAGACTAGAAgatgaatttgagtgaaaataTAGATTAGGAGATGAATTTGACTGAAAATTTGTATGTAAGGTGATCGTATTTATAGAGGCGATAAATCCCAACAGACACACACATAGGCGCCACAAGAAGTGACACCtaaaaaacacacacacacaggcGCCAACCCTAGGGGCGCCACACACACACAGGCGCCAACCCTAAGGGCGCCTCCCTTAGTTGGAGGCTAAGGCGCCAACCCTTGGGGCGCCTCCCTTAGGAGGAGGCTAAGGCGCCAACCCCATGGGCGCCTGCCTTAGGGGATTTACTAGGGCGCCAACCACATGGGCGCCTCCCTTAGGGGGGTTTCACTAGGGCGCCAAACCCATGGACGCCTGCCTTAGGGGGATATGAAGGTGCCCTAAAATTTCAAGGGATGCGCCAACTCCCCCGGCGCATCCTCTCACAAACATGGTTATTTTAGAAATTTGTCTGAaaacttgattattttcatatttaatttcaaaaagatggttattttaaaaaaaaaaatctctgGAAGCTACCTTCAGAAAATCGTATTACTCAAATGTATCAAACACTTGTAATAAACATGAGAAACCCAATCATATAGCGGTATCTAAAGATAGGACTTACATTCCAGTTAACATGTACTGGTCTAACCTATTAGTAAAAATGACAATGAGAAAATCGTGAGCTAGCAAACATATACTAAACTATTGAGTATTCCTGTTGGTGGGCAACGTATACTAAATAATTATTTCTTAAATTCTCTATACATACATATATTTTGTGACAATATGCTAAAATTGACGTGATAATCATGCAAATATTTCTTTCATCTTCAATTCTTATACTTTAAACTCTTAAGTATTAGATGTAAATGTTGTAAAAGAAAAACAATATAAATGTGTGTGCGATGAAATATAAAAAAGCAAATACAAAACAATTtctttttatatttatttaatcTTTGGAGATAGAAACAGCCATTTCTGTCAATGCATCATAGTACTAATTAGTAAGATAAGTTTAGTGTGAGAATGACACGTAGCATTTCTGCCATTTTTTACGAATCACAAGAACCTAAGTGGTGGTGAGAGAGATCggtaaaaaaaaataaagaaatacTCTAAACATGCAAAAGAAGAACAAGAAATAAAGAAGAACAAGAAACAAAGACCATGCAATCCATGCAAATAAAAGACGAGAAGAAAGAAGATAACGATGATCAGCACGTGCAAGTTGATTCTGCCTCTGCCCTCCAACAATATCTTGATCGCATACCAATTACCTCAATATCCGGCATATACAGTTTACTTGGTATTATACTAATGTTAGTTTGTTAACAACgttgttttgttttgtttattcCTATGTTCCAATGCCCTCCAACGTTGTTTTGTTTCTTCCTATGTTAAGTGTTGGAAATAAAAGCTGGAGACACTGTAAGGGATGCAATTCATATGTTGTACGAAAAGGAGACCTTTGGTGCAGCCATTGTTGATGTTTTGGACACTGAAACATCCGGTGTCCGATTCTCTGATCGATATATCGGTTTCATTTCTTTTCCAAACATCGTTCTTTGGTGTCTCGAGGTATACATATTTATTACTTGTTCTTCATATATGACACAAAATTCTCATTGAGCATGTTGTATTTTCAAGGAATATGAAAATATGAAGGAAGATGCCAATGACAGATACCTTAAAGGTATTGAGAATGATGACCTTTTCTCCATTCTGGACCAGATCCCTCGGATTGGCCAAACCAAGGTTTTCCATGTTCTCATTCTTCAGCTTTCTATAAAATGGCTCATGTGTTGAATTGTAATTGGAAAATAGTAAACACCGTGAATGAAAATGTACCTGAAGTTTTGATTTACTCGTTACTAGGTTGGCGAGTTGGCTAAGTCATTCCTGTGGGAACCGTTTTTCCCGGTACACTTGGATGACACGATTCTGCATGCTTTGCTACTTCTTTCTAGGCATAGGCTGCAAGTTTTGCCTGTCGTACAACAACCTGATGCTACACTCATCGGTTTTGTTACTCAGGTACTTATCGTCGAGTTATGGATTGAAGCGCATATATGTATCTTCTTGAGAATTGATGTATATTTAGGATGAGCATTGTGTTTGCTTTTATGCTAGAATGCTCTAGTCGAACTACTTCTTCAATCAAGCGAACTAGAGTGGTTTGATAATATTGCAAACAAGAACTTGTCAGATTTCCGGTATTTAAGATCTTACCTTTTAGACTATATGCATTTATTTTGAACTATGTTCTGGTTCAGGCTCTGACCCTTTTTAGTCCTACCACAGATTTGAAGGCCAAGAACATCCTAGATGTGTATTTGGGAGCCAAACTGTTGCAGATGCTTTGAAGCTGCTCTGGCAGAACCAAAGCTGTGCAGTTGCAGTCGTGGATCGACAAACCAAGAAGCTCATCGGTAATGTGAGGAACACTGACATTTATAATCTTGTAAAGAACGATGATCTCCTTAGAAATAGAAGGTAAGTTCATAAAACTTGCCTAATCTTTCTTTTCTTTTAGCTTATGAATATATAGATAGATATAGAATAAGAGTTTAATTTTGATACAAGATCATCATACTTGTTTCTATGCAATGACAGGATTTTAACTGTTGAAGAATTTCTTCGCACAGAGACTGACACAACATACGCTGAACCAATCATTGGAAATGATCATGGTGCTGATCACACTACAGGAAGTCTCCACCTGAAAAAAAGCTTCAAATCCAGAATGGATTCGCCGGTAACCAACAAGGAAAACGACACGCTGAAGCAAGTAATGGAGCAAATGGCAAAGACTAATAGCAGTTTTAGTTTTCTGATAAATGATAACGAGCAAGTTACTGGTTTGATAACAGTGAGAGATATAATTCTGCAATTCGCACCTCCATGTGTGAATTCGAGTATCGGTGGAGGTGGATTTTTTGAATTGGCTTTGGAGCAGAGTAGATGTCATATTAGTAATGGAACTATCATTCGTAATCGTTAATCAAGGTATGTATAATGTATAATAAAATGCTTTTACTTAAAGAAAATGTGTAACAGGATTAGCCATTCGAACATGTAGAAATTATTCAGAAATTATGATTCCCTAGAGTGAAAAATGACATAACAAACGATTTTCGTTGTTGGGTCATGCTAACACGTGCCTTAAGCAGTAAACCGTGGCGGATACATATCTTGGATCATCAACAGCTTTGATTGTATAAGCAGCAATATCCTCTTCCTTGTTAAAAACAGCTGTAAATAATTAACCAAGCAAAATTCATTAGTTAGGACAGATAGATATTTAGTGAAATTTAAGGTAAACTGTGTCTCTAGTTTTCTTTCACCTTTGGGATTTCCATCTCCTAGGATAACAACTTTATCTCTTGGTGGAGCTATAGCTACAAACTGTATGGTATTGTTTGAACTTTAAAATACAAATACTGTATGTGTTTATTTCTATCTCTCTTACTTTTTATCTTCTACAACTTACACAGTTCAAAAACTCATCCCATAATCAAAATTATGATGCGAAGAAATCATTTATCTACAATTAAGTTTGGTAACTTATAGTTCTTGAGAAAACAATTTCTGCTTGAATTGTTGGTTTCCATTCAGAATTATAAACAATTTCTATTAAGAGTGTCACATTAAATGATAGATAAATTACAATCCTTATCTTTAAAacctttttttttaaaatttgagTTTGACTTATTCTAAATTATAAAATGGTATTAGAGCTTATTGTGCCACCTCTACAAGGCTTCCATGTAAGTCACTCAGGTCACGCGTTATACTTAACCTCAAATTCTAAATTGGTATCGGATTATTCACCATTTATATCCATGAATCAAACTCAATAATGCTTAGCTTGGAACGTTGGAGCAATCTCAACCTTACTAGTCGGTTTTGGAGTCTCACATGGGATGAAAGACGGACTTAACTTATGTTTATAACTATGTATAAGTGGGGGCAATGATCACAATAAAAATTTGTTTCCAAATTCAAAGAACTTCTctttaaatcataaaaaatttAAATTGTAGTCTCCAACCACAATTGAAGTCGTAATATTATTAATGTTATAGTCTCCACAACCGCATCATACTGCAATTATACATTCTGCCGCATTAGGAACCCCAATAAAGTACCTTAACATTTCCGGCTACTTTAATGGCAGAAATGATTTTATCTTGATCCGCGAGGTGAGAGCGAGCCACAGTTGAAATGACAACATCAACTTGTTTTATTGCCTTCACCAAACTTTGATGATCATAGAGATCTCCCTCAATAACATATCCCAACACTCAAATTTTGACATGGATACTAAAATAAATGATTCAAACTTTGTACCCATTTTAGTACGTAGAATAACAAGATTGACAGATAAGTCTTTGAATTTGTTGATGATGGATGATTTAGCCGGATTGGTAAGAGTTGACTCCCGCGTTAGAACGAAGGCTGGGTGTCCGGCTTTGACGCTGGCTTCTGCAATGAACTTTCCGATGTAACCGGTGCCGCCGATCAACAGAATTTTGCTTAGGTTACTACCTGCCATTTCAATTGCTTTGACTGAAACTCAAATATGAATGGAAAATATGGATGGAGCGAATGAATGTGCTTGTCCTTTTATATATCTTCCGGTGGGTGCGTGGTTTACGTATTATGTTTGTTTTACTATTTTTAAAAATGATACAGCCAAGTGTTTTTAAACTTATTTATTTTTGTAAAGTATTATTGGGTTCAATCCCAACCGGGTCTCActaattatttttttaaaaagtttttattttatttttaccTTAAACATTGCTACTCTACCTATAGAAAAATCAAAATTACTTATAACATTAAAAAATTAATCTTCAAACACAATTCATTCACATACAACCTATTTGATTTTGAGTCAGATTCTAAGGTTATGCCAAAAAATAATACAAAAATACATATTGGTATATTTTACGGAGATCATCTCTAGACACATTTTTAATCAAATACGCGTCAGATTGTCTTCTCCTTCCTTATTTCACTTTTACTTTCTCAACTTACAAACTCTTAAACTCTCTCAACTCACATTCATGCTTCTACCATCAACATTCAATCAATCAAATAGCTCACAATCAAACTCAAATTTATTTCTCTAAACATTTGTATAAATTGAGCATTAGGTTATTTAGAAATGTTATTTAACTAAGCAATGTGTTTGATAGATAGTTCAAATGATCAATGCATTTTTGGATGTTGTATTCAACTGCATTTCTTCCATTTTTGTTCATCGCTGAGTTACAGAACAATACAGAAATGCACTTTCagattttttgaaattttgatttccAAAATATGAAAATGCATTTCCGTATTTAGTATGTCTATATTGTTTGGCTTTATTTGTGTTTCATTTGTATAATGCGTGTGTGGTTTAATTATAGGCATTATGGCTGATAATCAAGCTAGATTAAGGCACAACAAAGTTGTGCAACATGCATTAGTTTGAAGGGAAAGAGCCCGAGCCTCACAGACATCGGTCAGTTCTAGTTTGTTCAGGAACCCTAGGGATTTGGAGAAGGCTCATTCGACTTATCAATGATTCATCTATATTTGTACCATGTTGCCAGACATGTGTGGGATAGATAGGTAAAATTCAATTGTATTCATTCTTTAAAATACATTTGTTATACTATTCAAAATTTCTGACGATGATTTATTTTTCTGCAGGACCCTAATGCTTTAAAATGCATCAACCAAGGTGGGAAGATTGCGGGTATGTCGCAACCTCGGGGATTAACGGTTTTAGGGATGTGCTCCAACAAGTTGCGAGACTTATGCAAGACTGAGTATATTACGATTAATTATGGTATGCTTTTCGCTTTCATTGACAGATGGAATTCTGATACGTCATCTTTTCATCCTTATCATGGTAAGATGTCTATCACACTTGACGATGCCTCATCCTTATTGCATCTTCTTATTATGGGAAGACTGCTAGGCCACGACCGAATTATCAAAGATGACGCACTAGAGATGATGGTGACATATCTTGAAGCTGACCCAGGGCTTGCCCTGAAGGAAATAAAATACACTTAAGGGTATGCCCCGTGTTTTTCATATGTTCCGGCCTATGCTAAGGATATGCCACGTGCTTGTGAATTCAATCCGTTCATAGGCAATCATGCAATAGAGCCCTTCAGAGTGTATCTTGAATGCATGGTAGCAGATGATATACATTTCCAAGCATATATGGATCACCGTTAGATGTGTCCCTTGGATGACATAACCTTCTACTCTTGATGGTTGGCTTGTGGGTGATGTTGGATGTATCCACATCTTTTTGAACGCGTCATGCTCCAGTTTGGCTACATGCAGTTTGTTACTATAGACCCCTTTGATTCTGATCCTCCTATTATGGTTCGTAATGATGTGTGTTAGATGATATAcctagatctagagggggtgaatagatcccaacTAAAAAAAACATTTGAAGCTTTGATTTAGAAAATATTTGGCGTAGAAGAAAGTTTCAAATATTTTCCGGATTCAAAATTGTCTAACTGAACCTTCTATTAAAAAGTCTGGATATGCGTAATAGTACCAATATAATGATAATAATCCATAAGTTGATCAACAACTATAAGAAAaactaattgaatactctacaATACTAAAA containing:
- the LOC127078444 gene encoding SNF1-related protein kinase regulatory subunit gamma-1, with the protein product MQSMQIKDEKKEDNDDQHVQVDSASALQQYLDRIPITSISGIYSLLVLEIKAGDTVRDAIHMLYEKETFGAAIVDVLDTETSGVRFSDRYIGFISFPNIVLWCLEVYIFITSCCIFKEYENMKEDANDRYLKGIENDDLFSILDQIPRIGQTKVGELAKSFLWEPFFPVHLDDTILHALLLLSRHRLQVLPVVQQPDATLIGFVTQNALVELLLQSSELEWFDNIANKNLSDFRFEGQEHPRCVFGSQTVADALKLLWQNQSCAVAVVDRQTKKLIGNVRNTDIYNLVKNDDLLRNRRILTVEEFLRTETDTTYAEPIIGNDHGADHTTGSLHLKKSFKSRMDSPVTNKENDTLKQVMEQMAKTNSSFSFLINDNEQVTGLITVRDIILQFAPPCVNSSIGGGGFFELALEQSRCHISNGTIIRNR
- the LOC127078445 gene encoding eugenol synthase 2, with protein sequence MAGSNLSKILLIGGTGYIGKFIAEASVKAGHPAFVLTRESTLTNPAKSSIINKFKDLSVNLVILRTKMVLGYVIEGDLYDHQSLVKAIKQVDVVISTVARSHLADQDKIISAIKVAGNVKFVAIAPPRDKVVILGDGNPKAVFNKEEDIAAYTIKAVDDPRYVSATVYCLRHVLA